Proteins found in one Planctomycetia bacterium genomic segment:
- a CDS encoding lactate dehydrogenase, with translation MRIAAFSIKPYDREFLAAASAGLPLEWAWFEARLDRDTARLAAGATAVNCFVNDTLDAATLEALSALGVKLVTLRCAGYNQVDLASAARLGLPVTRVPEYSPHAVAEHTIGLVLMLDRKLHKAYNRVREGDFSLQGLLGFDLHGRTAGVVGTGRIGSRVVEILLGFGCSVLAHDPRPDPALVARGVRFVPLDELLAAADIVTLHCPLTAASRHLIDEQAIARMKPGVMLINTGRGGLIDTPAVIAGLKSGRIGHLGLDVYEEEAELFFEDRSDSIIADDVFMRLLTFPNVVVTAHQAFFTRNALQAIAAQTVRNLVHFQRGEPLEARVTG, from the coding sequence ATGCGCATCGCCGCCTTCTCCATCAAGCCCTACGACCGCGAGTTCCTCGCCGCCGCATCCGCCGGCCTGCCGCTGGAGTGGGCCTGGTTCGAGGCCCGGCTCGACCGCGACACGGCCCGGCTCGCCGCCGGAGCAACCGCCGTCAACTGCTTCGTCAACGACACGCTCGACGCCGCGACCCTCGAGGCGCTCTCCGCCCTCGGCGTGAAACTCGTGACCCTCCGCTGCGCGGGCTACAACCAGGTCGACCTGGCGTCGGCCGCCCGGCTCGGCCTGCCGGTGACCCGCGTGCCGGAGTATTCGCCGCACGCGGTGGCCGAGCACACGATCGGCCTCGTGCTGATGCTCGACCGCAAGCTCCACAAGGCCTACAACCGGGTCCGCGAGGGGGATTTCTCACTCCAGGGACTGCTCGGCTTCGACCTCCACGGCCGCACGGCGGGGGTCGTCGGCACGGGCAGGATCGGCAGCCGCGTGGTGGAGATCCTCCTCGGCTTCGGCTGCAGCGTGCTGGCCCACGATCCACGACCCGATCCGGCGCTCGTGGCCCGCGGCGTGCGGTTCGTGCCCCTCGACGAGCTCCTCGCCGCCGCCGACATCGTCACGCTCCACTGTCCGCTGACGGCGGCCAGCCGGCACCTCATCGACGAGCAGGCGATCGCCCGCATGAAGCCGGGCGTGATGCTGATCAACACCGGCCGCGGCGGGCTCATCGACACGCCCGCGGTGATTGCCGGGCTCAAGTCGGGGCGGATCGGGCACCTCGGCCTCGACGTCTACGAAGAGGAGGCCGAGTTGTTCTTCGAGGACCGCAGCGACTCGATCATCGCCGACGACGTCTTCATGCGGCTGCTGACGTTTCCCAACGTCGTCGTCACGGCGCACCAGGCGTTCTTCACGCGAAACGCCCTGCAGGCGATCGCCGCCCAGACGG